From the genome of Hymenobacter cellulosilyticus, one region includes:
- a CDS encoding MarR family winged helix-turn-helix transcriptional regulator, translating to MQTMRIEDEIKQPVFKDEYQKGLINLVYTAGWLQQQQQASFREFDITLPQFNILRILRGQHPKPATVNLLIERMLDKTSNASRIVDKLEAKALVTRTVCPSNRRAVDIRITDSGLELLQRMDASVDLHHGLKTLTLEEAQQLNTILDKIRD from the coding sequence ATGCAGACCATGAGAATCGAAGACGAAATAAAGCAGCCCGTGTTTAAGGATGAGTACCAGAAAGGCCTGATCAATCTGGTATACACGGCCGGCTGGCTGCAGCAGCAGCAGCAGGCTTCCTTCCGCGAATTCGACATTACACTGCCCCAATTCAACATTCTGCGCATTCTGCGCGGTCAGCACCCCAAGCCGGCTACGGTCAACCTGCTCATTGAGCGCATGCTCGACAAAACCAGCAATGCTTCCCGCATCGTCGATAAGCTCGAAGCCAAGGCCCTGGTGACGCGCACCGTGTGCCCCAGCAACCGCCGGGCCGTGGATATCCGCATCACCGACAGCGGCCTGGAGCTGTTGCAGCGCATGGATGCCAGCGTGGATTTGCACCACGGCCTCAAGACCCTGACGTTGGAAGAAGCCCAGCAGCTC
- a CDS encoding DUF6799 domain-containing protein, with protein sequence MNRHLLPALLLLALASPLSALAQAPAQPKPAVLGAISANTTDQFLMREGEVVLRSGSSTKPLTKNVVLSNGTKVNYKSGIVELPGGKKTTLKEGDYVTMQGDIVFATPGSAAAARGTTAPAGAQYEQYVDRNSPPTTADMETRLTSLNNRLTLMAQKIQLLNDKISLLSSGTQRPADTSQLDQQIKALDEQLRQVK encoded by the coding sequence ATGAATCGTCATCTCCTCCCCGCCCTTCTATTGTTGGCCCTGGCCAGCCCGCTCAGTGCATTGGCCCAGGCCCCGGCTCAGCCCAAGCCCGCCGTGCTCGGCGCCATTTCGGCCAATACTACCGACCAGTTTCTGATGCGCGAGGGCGAAGTAGTGCTGCGCTCGGGCTCGAGCACCAAGCCCTTAACCAAGAACGTGGTGCTGAGCAATGGCACAAAGGTGAACTATAAGAGCGGGATTGTGGAGCTGCCCGGCGGCAAAAAAACCACGCTCAAGGAAGGTGACTACGTGACCATGCAGGGCGACATTGTGTTTGCCACGCCCGGCAGCGCGGCCGCAGCCCGGGGCACTACCGCCCCGGCTGGCGCCCAGTACGAGCAGTACGTGGACCGCAACTCCCCGCCGACCACTGCCGACATGGAGACGCGCCTGACCAGCCTCAACAACCGCCTCACCCTAATGGCCCAGAAAATCCAGCTTCTCAACGACAAAATCAGCCTTTTGAGCTCCGGCACCCAGCGCCCCGCCGACACCAGCCAGCTCGACCAGCAGATTAAGGCCCTGGATGAGCAGCTGCGGCAGGTGAAGTAA